GTACAACATCAATCCGAGCATGTACTGTCCCCGGCTCTGAGTAGATGGTAGAAATAGTGGCTCATTCCCGTCTCGGTGTGATTTGTCCCTAGTATACAATACAGGTGACCCTGGACGGATACAAAAGCGCGACGAATGAGACTGAATGACTGACTATCCGTTAGCCGACGGTTAATGCCGGCGTGCGCTGCCAAAAGCGAGACAAAAACGGCCAGGCTGGTCGCACGACACCAATAAACGTCTGAAACATCCCGAAAAAGCGGAACAGCTGTGGTAAAAATAGCAGGAAACGCACGTAATCACCTCCGCTTGTTTCTCCCTACACGATATGCCATCGCCGATGTCTCGTTGTGGGCGCCCGCCGTGGACGATTTTGAGCTGAGGAGAATCCATTCCAGTGCGGCAGTGGTCACGGGCGCACCGCGCTCTGGCGCGTCTTTCCCATTCATTTTCCCGATATCGCCAATGCCGATGACAAGCGGGGCGTCAACACGGCGCAAAATATCGACTGTGTCGCCGTGGATCACATAACTGGGGCATGGCACACCGTCTTTATCCACTGCCGTTTCGACCCGATTCCCACTGGCATCAATGCTAAAATCAATCGCCACGCCCTGTACCCGATTGGTGTTTGAGGCGACTGCAAGCGTCGCTATCACTCGGATGTCTGGATGGTTTAGCAGTACACTCAACGCCTGTTCTCCCCCGGCCTCATTGCCGTCTCCGTTGTCATCGAGCATGACAATGACCGGATCATAAGGCGTTTTGCGAATCAATTGCACCAATTCAATCGCGGACAAGGGCGTTGGATTTCCCGCGCTTCTCGAAATTAACCGGCAGCCCGTGCGACGTGCGGCGACACGCAGCGCACGAAACGCCATGCGGTCACCATCGGTGACCACAATGACGCGCCGAGTCGCTTCTGGCAGCAGCCTGCGCCTGTGCATCCGCACATTCGTCATCCCTTTGGTTTCGCAACCGCAGCCGCCAGGAAGCCAAATACGATGGCCGCCGAAATCCCGGCGCTCGTCACTTCAAAAATACCCGTGATAATTCCCACCAGCCCATGCAGATGTGCCTCCTGCATCGCGCCGTGTACCAAAGCGTTCCCAAAACTGGTGATTGGCACGCTGGCTCCAGCGCCCGCAAGCTTCACCAGCGGGTCATACACGCCGATGCCATCGAGAATGGCACCAGCGACCACCAACATCGCCGTGACATGGCCTGGCGTGAGTTTGGAGAAATCGAGCATCAATTGGCCGATTGCGCAAATTCCTCCGCCGACGAGAAAGGCCCAAATGAATGTACTCCATGTTGGCATTTTACATTCCGTCCTTTCGTTCAAAGACAATTGCGTGCGAAATGCCAGGTATCGAGTCTTTTTGCTGTGTACTCACGGTAGAGAGAAGCGCGCCGGTGGCACTGACGAGAATGCGCTGATAACGGCCCGCCAACATCTCTTTTAACAGGTGGCCAAATGTGACCAACGAGCAACACGCACCCCCACTGCCCCCAGAGAACACCTCGGGTTGCGACGAATCATAAATGAGCATCCCACAGTCCGTGAGGTGCCCCGTGTCAGTTAGCCCTTTTTCGTGCAACAATTCCTTGACTAATTTGTGCCCAATATGCCCTAGGTCACCGGTTGCAACGCAATCGTAGTCCGTCAACTTTCGCCCGGTATCTGCCAGATGCGCCGCGATGGTGTCTGCGGCCGCAGGGGCCATCGCAGCGCCCATCTCCCATGGGCTTTTGATACCATAATCTAGCACTTTGCCAATCGTCGCGTGGGTAATCTGGATGGCACTTGGTTGGTTCGTCAAGACAGCGACGCCTGAACCTGTCACGGTTCTC
Above is a genomic segment from Alicyclobacillus acidoterrestris containing:
- a CDS encoding stage V sporulation protein AD, with amino-acid sequence MTRIGRQTWDFSRGTGVYVGGVGTVAGQLESAGPLGENFDFHLENDRVDGDTWEHSEQSMFGKAAQIALENARVASEELDVLVGADLNAQLTGFYLGLRAHPVPALGVYSACASICEGLAIGSLIIHSQHGERAMVGTSSHTSTAERQFRYPTEYGAQKPPTAQRTVTGSGVAVLTNQPSAIQITHATIGKVLDYGIKSPWEMGAAMAPAAADTIAAHLADTGRKLTDYDCVATGDLGHIGHKLVKELLHEKGLTDTGHLTDCGMLIYDSSQPEVFSGGSGGACCSLVTFGHLLKEMLAGRYQRILVSATGALLSTVSTQQKDSIPGISHAIVFERKDGM
- the spoVAE gene encoding stage V sporulation protein AE, with the translated sequence MPTWSTFIWAFLVGGGICAIGQLMLDFSKLTPGHVTAMLVVAGAILDGIGVYDPLVKLAGAGASVPITSFGNALVHGAMQEAHLHGLVGIITGIFEVTSAGISAAIVFGFLAAAVAKPKG
- a CDS encoding stage V sporulation protein AE, with amino-acid sequence MHRRRLLPEATRRVIVVTDGDRMAFRALRVAARRTGCRLISRSAGNPTPLSAIELVQLIRKTPYDPVIVMLDDNGDGNEAGGEQALSVLLNHPDIRVIATLAVASNTNRVQGVAIDFSIDASGNRVETAVDKDGVPCPSYVIHGDTVDILRRVDAPLVIGIGDIGKMNGKDAPERGAPVTTAALEWILLSSKSSTAGAHNETSAMAYRVGRNKRR